The proteins below come from a single Sander vitreus isolate 19-12246 chromosome 15, sanVit1, whole genome shotgun sequence genomic window:
- the LOC144530558 gene encoding uncharacterized protein LOC144530558 isoform X2 codes for MADPAPDDAKFLFLDNDFRNSGVAQADWSAKKMVWIPSEKEGFEAASIKEEKGDEVLVELSNGQTMTVNKDDIQKMNPPKFSKVEDMAALTFLNEASVLQNLRERYFSSLIYTYSGLFCVVVNPYKMLPIYSEKIIEMYKGKKRHEVPPHIYSITDNAYRNMMQDREDQSILCTGESGAGKTENTKKVIQYLAVVASSHKGKKDANPQPQQAGSLAYGELEKQLLQANPILEAFGNAKTIKNDNSSRFGKFIKLNFDVTGYIVGANIDTYLLEKSRCIRQSMTERAFHIFYYMVAGAKDKLKEELLLEDFSCYRFLVAGHVEISGQEDDEMFIETLEAMEIMGFTEEERMGMMKVVSTVLQLGNIKFEKERNSEQATMPDDTAAQKVCHLQGINITDFIRAILTPRIKVGREVVQKAQTKQQADFAVEALAKAMYERLFRWILARVNKTLDKSKRQSSSFLGILDIAGFEIFEDNSFEQLCINYTNERLQQLFNHTMFVLEQEEYKREGIQWSFIDFGLDLQPCIELIERPNNPPGILALLDEECWFPKATDVSFVEKLLNTHTGHVKFSKPKQHKDKLMFTVLHYAGKVDYNAANWLTKNMDPLNDNVTALLNNSSSNFIQDLWKDADRVVGLETITKMSESSGPSKSKKGMFRTVGQLYKESLGKLMTTLHNTQPNFVRCIIPNHEKRAGKMDSNLVLEQLRCNGVLEGIRICRQGFPNRIVFQEFRQRYEILAANAIPKGFMDGKQACCLMVKHLDLDPNLYRIGQSKMFFRTGVLAQLEEERDLKLTVVIIAFQAQARGFLARKAFSKRQQQLTAMKVIQRNCACYLKLKNWQWWRLFTKVKPLLQVTRQEEEMGQKDEELKAAKEVAAKVETELKDITQKHTQLMEERAQLEMKLHAETELYAEAEEMRVRLEAKKQELEEVLHEMESRLEEEEDRSNALHNERKELEQQLQLMEAHIAEEEDARQKLQMEKVSVEGKVKKLEEDILTMEDQNNKLQKERKLLEERLADMSSNLAEEEEKSKNLTKLKTKHESMISDLELRMKKEEKGRLDMEKAKRKVEAELGDLQEQRADLQAQLAELRAQLAAKEEELQATQARLEEECNQRGAAVKRVRELEVLLSELQEDLEAERAARGKVEAARRDLGEELNALRTELEDSLGTTAAQQELRAKREQEVSMLKKAMEDEGRSHEAQVQDLRQKHSQAVEELTEQLEQAKRVRSGLEKAKQALEKESADLSADLRSLASAKQDVEHKKKKVEGQLNELNSRFNESERQRTELGERVSKMTTDLDSVTGLLNEAEGKNIKLSKDVASLSSQLQDAQELLSDETRQKLNLSGRLRQMEEDRNSLMEQLEEETETKRAVERQVSSLNMQLSDSKKKLDEMSGTVEALEEGKKRLQRELEAANSEYEEKASAYDKLEKSRGRMQQELEDVLMDLDSQRQLVSNLEKKQKKFDQMLAEERAVSCKFAEERDRAEAEAREKETRVLALARALEENQGALEEAEKTMKGLRADMEDLISSKDDVGKSVHDLEKAKRGLEAIVDEMRTQMEELEDELQVAEDAKLRLDVNTQALRAQHERELHARDELGEEKRKQLLKQVRELEAELEEERKQRGQASGSKKKLEGELKDMEDQLEATSRGRDEAVKQLRKIQGQVKDLQRDLEDSRAAQKEVLASARESERRSKAMEADIVQLHEMLAGVERARKQAEAERDELSEELASNSSGKSLLSDEKRRLDTKISQLEEELEEEQANVESLNDRLRKSQQLVEQLGAELAAERSTSQSREGSRQQLERQNRELKAKVQQMEGQGRSKLKASIAALEAKLREAEEQLEIESRERQANGKNLRQKEKKLKDLTIQMEDERKQAQQYKDQAEKGNVRVKQLKHQLEEAEEEAQRVAAARRKLQRELDEATEANDTLSRDMASLRSKLRRAGGGGGGEAMFSSPGPRSSGSGSMRSLGLGGSISRRSTIRENSVELPEEEPPSQSPSPSPEPRGDAYTYSPDE; via the exons AGGTGAGTCTGGAGCGGGGAAGACAGAAAACACCAAGAAGGTGATTCAGTACCTGGCTGTCGTCGCCTCCTCGCACAAGGGCAAGAAGGACGCAAACCCT cagccgcagcaGGCAGGATCTCTGGCATAC GGGGAGCTAGAGAAGCAGCTGCTGCAGGCCAATCCCATCCTGGAGGCATTCGGAAACGCCAAAACCATCAAGAACGACAACTCCTCACGATTT GGAAAGTTCATCAAGCTCAACTTCGATGTGACCGGTTATATTGTCGGGGCCAATATTGACACCt ACCTGCTGGAGAAGTCTCGCTGTATCCGTCAGAGCATGACTGAGAGAGCCTTTCACATCTTCTACTACATGGTGGCCGGAGCCAAAGACAAGCTGAAGG aggaGCTTCTGCTGGAGGACTTCAGCTGCTACCGTTTCCTGGTGGCCGGCCACGTGGAGATCTCCGGTCAGGAGGATGACGAGATGTTCATTGAGACTCTGGAGGCAATGGAGATCATGGGCttcactgaggaggagagaatgG GGATGATGAAGGTGGTGTCCACTGTGCTCCAGCTGGGCAACATCAAATTTGAGAAGGAGAGGAACAGCGAGCAGGCCACCATGCCCGACGACACCG CTGCTCAGAAGGTGTGTCACCTGCAGGGCATCAATATCACCGACTTCATCCGAGCCATCCTCACTCCTCGAATCAAAGTGGGCCGGGAGGTGGTGCAGAAGGCACAGACCAAGCAGCAG GCTGATTTTGCGGTGGAGGCTCTGGCTAAGGCCATGTACGAACGTCTGTTTCGATGGATCCTGGCCAGAGTCAACAAGACGTTGGACAAGAGTAAGAGGCAGTCGTCCTCCTTCCTGGGCATCCTGGACATCGCTGGCTTTGAGATCTTTGAG GACAACTCCTTCGAGCAGCTCTGCATCAACTACACCAACGAGCGTCTGCAGCAGCTCTTCAACCACACCATGTTCGTCCTGGAGCAGGAGGAGTACAAGCGAGAGGGCATCCAGTGGAGCTTCATCGACTTCGGCCTGGACCTGCAGCCCTGCATCGAGCTCATCGAGAGGCCG AACAACCCTCCTGGCATCCTGGCCCTGCTGGACGAGGAGTGCTGGTTCCCCAAAGCCACCGACGTCTCCTTCGTGGAGAAACTGCTGAACACCCACACTGGTCACGTTAAATTCTCCAAACCCAAACAACACAAAGATAAACTGATGTTCACTGTTCTGCACTACGCCGGTAAG GTGGACTATAATGCAGCTAACTGGTTAACTAAGAACATGGATCCTCTGAACGACAACGTGACCGCTCTGCTCAACAACTCCTCCAGCAACTTCATCCAGGACCTGTGGAAAGACG CGGATCGAGTGGTGGGTCTGGAGACCATAACCAAGATGTCAGAGAGTTCGGGGCCCTCGAAATCCAAGAAGGGCATGTTTCGCACAGTGGGTCAGCTGTACAAGGAGTCTCTGGGCAAGCTGATGACCACGCTGCACAACACGCAGCCCAACTTTGTCCGCTGCATCATCCCCAACCACGAGAAGAGG GCTGGGAAGATGGACTCCAACCTGGTGCTGGAGCAGCTCAGGTGTAACGGCGTACTGGAGGGCATCAGAATCTGCAGGCAGGGATTCCCCAACCGCATCGTGTTCCAGGAGTTCAGACAGAG ATATGAGATTCTGGCTGCCAATGCCATCCCAAAGGGCTTCATGGATGGGAAGCAGGCGTGCTGCCTGATG GTGAAGCACCTGGATCTGGATCCTAACCTGTATCGTATCGGTCAGAGTAAGATGTTCTTCAGGACGGGAGTCCTGGcccagctggaggaggagagagacctCAAACTGACCGTCGTCATCATTGCCTTCCAGGCACAAGCAAGAGGCTTCCTGGCCCGCAA AGCTTTCAGTAAACGTCAGCAGCAACTGACCGCCATGAAGGTGATCCAGAGGAACTGTGCCTGCTACCTCAAACTCAAGAACTGGCAGTGGTGGAGGCTCTTTACTaag GTGAAGCCCCTGCTGCAGGTCACCcgacaagaagaagaaatgggTCAGAAAGATGAGGAGCTAAAGGCAGCAAAGGAGGTGGCGGCCAAGGTGGAGACCGAGCTGAAGGACATCACCCAGAAACACACCCAG ctgATGGAGGAGCGAGCCCAGCTGGAGATGAAGCTGCATGCAGAGACGGAGCTGTACGCTGAGGCGGAGGAGATGAGGGTGCGACTGGAGGCCAAGAagcaggagctggaggaggtgCTGCACGAGATGGAGTCTCggttggaggaggaggaggaccgcAGCAACGCCCTGCACAACGAGAGGAAGGAGCttgagcagcagctgcag CTGATGGAGGCCCACATAGCGGAGGAGGAAGACGCTCGTCAGAAGTTGCAGATGGAGAAAgtgtctgtggagggaaaagtcaaGAAACTGGAGGAGGACATTCTGACGATGGAGGACCAGAATAACAAACTGCAGAAG GAGCGAAAGCTTCTGGAGGAGCGGCTGGCTGACATGAGCTCTAAcctggcagaggaggaggagaagtccAAGAACCTGACCAAACTCAAGACCAAACACGAGTCCATGATCTCAGACCTGGAGT TGCGTAtgaagaaggaggagaagggTCGCCTGGACATGGAGAAGGCCAAGAGGAAGGTGGAGGCGGAGCTGGGCGACCTGCAGGAGCAGCGCGCCGACCTGCAGGCCCAACTAGCCGAACTCCGAGCCCAGCTGGCCGCAAAGGAAGAGGAGCTGCAGGCCACACAGGCCCG CTTGGAGGAGGAGTGCAACCAGCGTGGGGCGGCAGTGAAGCGAGTTCGGGAGTTGGAGGTTTTGCTATCGGAGCTGCAGGAGGACTTGGAGGCCGAGAGGGCAGCCAGGGGGAAGGTGGAGGCGGCCCGGCGGGACCTCGGAGAGGAGCTGAACGCTCTGCGCACCGAGCTGGAGGACAGCCTGGGTACCACCGCCGCCCAGCAAGAGCTAAG GGCCAAGCGTGAGCAGGAGGTGAGCATGCTGAAGAAAGCCATGGAGGACGAGGGGCGGAGCCACGAGGCCCAAGTCCAGgacctgagacagaaacacagccaGGCTGTGGAGGAGCTCACTGAGCAGCTGGAGCAGGCCAagagg GTGAGATCTGGTCTGGAGAAAGCCAAGCAGGCTCTGGAGAAGGAGTCTGCAGATCTGAGCGCTGACCTGCGATCCCTCGCCAGCGCCAAACAGGACGTGGAgcacaagaagaagaaggtggAGGGCCAGCTGAACGAGCTGAACTCGCGCTTCAACGAGAGCGAGCGGCAGAGGACCGAGCTCGGGGAGCGAGTCTCCAAGATGACT ACGGACCTGGACAGTGTGACGGGTCTGTTGAACGAGGCAGAAGGAAAGAACATCAAGCTGAGCAAAGACGTCGCCAGTCTGTCCTCCCAGCTCCAGGATGCACAG GAGCTGCTGTCAGACGAGACCCGACAGAAGCTGAATCTGTCTGGACGTCTGCGTCAGATGGAGGAGGACAGGAACAGCCTGATGgagcagctggaggaggagacagagaccAAGCGGGCCGTGGAGAGGCAGGTCTCTAGCCTCAACATGCAG CTGTCTGACTCCAAGAAGAAGCTGGACGAGATGTCGGGCACGGTGGAGGCTCTGGAGGAGGGGAAGAAGCGTCTGCAGCGCGAGCTGGAAGCGGCCAACAGCGAGTACGAGGAGAAGGCGTCGGCCTACGACAAGCTGGAGAAGAGCCGCGGCCGAATGCAGCAGGAGCTGGAGGACGTCCTCATGGACCTGGACAGCCAGCGGCAGCTCGTCTCCAACCtggagaagaagcagaagaagtTTGATCAG ATGCTGGCAGAGGAACGCGCCGTGTCCTGTAAGTTTGCGGAGGAGCGGGATCGGGCGGAGGCGGAGGCGAGGGAGAAGGAAACACGGGTCTTGGCTCTGGCCAGAGCGCTGGAGGAAAACCAGGGCGCTCTGGAGGAGGCGGAGAAGACCATGAAGGGGCTCCGAGCTGACATGGAGGACCTCATCAGCTCCAAGGATGACGTGGGGAAGAGT GTCCATGACCTGGAGAAGGCCAAGCGTGGCCTGGAGGCCATCGTGGACGAGATGAGGACGCagatggaggagctggaggacgaGCTGCAGGTGGCCGAGGACGCCAAGCTGCGTCTGGATGTCAACACTCAGGCTCTCCGAGCGCAGCACGAGAGGGAGCTGCACGCCCGCGATGAGCTGGGCGAGGAGAAGAGGAAGCAGCTGCTCAAACAG GTGCGTGAGCTGGAGGCGGAgctagaggaggagaggaagcagCGAGGTCAAGCATCGGGCAGCAAGAAGAAGCTGGAGGGGGAGCTGAAGGACATGGAGGACCAACTGGAGGCCACCAGCAGGGGGCGCGACGAAGCCGTCAAGCAGCTCCGCAAGATCCAG GGCCAGGTGAAGGATCTCCAGAGGGACCTGGAGGACTCGCGTGCGGCCCAGAAGGAGGTCCTGGCCTCAGCCAGAGAGTCTGAGCGCAGATCCAAGGCCATGGAGGCGGACATCGTCCAGCTGCACGAG ATGTTGGCAGGAGTTGAGAGAGCTCGTAAGCAGGCAGAGGCAGAAAGAGACGAGCTGTCTGAAGAGCTGGCCAGTAACTCCTCTGGAAA ATCGCTGCTGTCGGATGAGAAGCGTCGCCTGGACACTAAGATCAgccagctggaggaggagctggaggaagaGCAGGCCAACGTGGAGAGCCTCAATGACCGGCTGAGGAAGAGCCAGCAGCTG GTGGAGCAGCTGGGTGCAGAGCTGGCGGCGGAGCGCTCCACCTCCCAGAGCCGCGAGGGATCCAGGCAGCAGCTGGAGAGGCAGAACCGAGAGCTGAAGGCCAAGGTGCAGCAGATGGAGGGCCAGGGCCGCTCCAAACTCAAAGCCTCCATCGCCGCCCTCGAGGCCAAGCTGAGAGAGGCGGAGGAGCAGCTGGAGATTGAGAGCAG AGAGCGTCAGGCCAACGGTAAGAATCTGCGTCAGAAAGAGAAGAAGCTGAAGGATTTGACCATCCAGATGGAGGATGAGAGGAAGCAGGCGCAGCAGTACAAAGACCAG GCGGAGAAGGGCAACGTGCGGGTGAAGCAGCTGAAGCACCAGctggaggaggcggaggaggaggctCAGCGCGTGGCAGCAGCTCGCAGGAAGCTGCAGCGGGAGCTGGACGAGGCCACCGAGGCCAACGACACGCTCAGCAGAGACATGGCTTCACTCCGGAGCAAACTCAG GCGCGCCGGCGGTGGCGGTGGGGGAGAGGCGATGTTCAGCAGCCCCGGTCCCCGGAGCAGTGGCAGCGGCAGCATGCGGAGCCTGGGGCTGGGGGGGAGCATCAGCCGCAGGAGCACCATCAGAGAGAACTCGGTGGAGCTGCCGGAGGAAGAGCCTCCATCCCAGTCTCCGTCTCCCTCTCCGGAACCCCGCGGAGACGCCTACACCTACTCCCCCGACGAGTAG